Proteins found in one Thermodesulfobacteriota bacterium genomic segment:
- a CDS encoding DUF169 domain-containing protein yields MARTDDLFALAEKDKLSYQEISDIFERLLKLDFPPVAVKFFFDEEEMGQYKPDRIPLHPITFCAFIAASRASGYVLVGGEEKLLCASAKYVFGWRPCDDKEIARHMKYAKDRGQAEKFAKARPRLPEGKLKGFLTSPLEKTPVAPDVVHVTCTPFQAYHILNDYMAAMDVHLLPVTQMVGSAVCGGDVIAYQTGRANMTTMCSGSYTSGKTERGEVNVAVPGDQIEAVAKRMLERTVRNRGVSFLRKREPYPGFDVCGGCPMLVFK; encoded by the coding sequence ATGGCGAGAACAGATGACCTTTTTGCCCTGGCTGAAAAAGACAAACTCTCATATCAGGAAATATCAGATATATTTGAGAGACTCCTTAAGCTCGATTTCCCGCCGGTCGCGGTGAAGTTTTTCTTTGATGAAGAGGAGATGGGGCAATACAAACCGGACAGGATTCCGCTGCACCCCATAACCTTCTGTGCCTTCATCGCCGCGTCAAGGGCTTCCGGGTACGTACTGGTGGGCGGGGAAGAAAAACTCCTGTGTGCCAGCGCAAAATATGTTTTTGGCTGGAGACCGTGCGATGATAAGGAAATAGCAAGGCATATGAAGTATGCCAAAGATCGCGGGCAGGCGGAAAAATTTGCCAAGGCTAGGCCCAGGCTCCCCGAAGGGAAATTAAAAGGCTTCTTGACCTCTCCACTGGAAAAGACCCCGGTTGCCCCGGATGTTGTTCACGTTACCTGCACCCCCTTTCAGGCCTATCATATTCTAAACGATTACATGGCGGCGATGGATGTGCATCTTTTGCCTGTTACCCAGATGGTAGGCTCTGCAGTCTGCGGCGGCGATGTGATAGCCTATCAAACCGGCAGGGCCAACATGACTACCATGTGCAGCGGGAGTTACACATCGGGGAAGACGGAACGGGGAGAGGTGAATGTGGCTGTTCCCGGGGATCAGATAGAGGCGGTAGCGAAGAGGATGCTGGAAAGGACCGTTCGCAACAGGGGAGTCTCGTTCCTGCGCAAAAGGGAACCCTATCCCGGATTTGATGTCTGCGGAGGGTGTCCGATGTTGGTGTTCAAGTAA
- a CDS encoding nitroreductase → MDIAEAIHNRRSTRAFLPKPVPKTVIENILDAARWAPSWGNTQPWEFLVVGGEALGKIGKDFCCRLAEGAKDNPDISMPAEWDEPYKGRYQQVGRGLFDTLGVARDDKAARNAHYQKMYAFFGAPAVIFILMGENLGHYSLFDCGSVTQTICLLAKREGLGTCILAAAVRHPDIIRAHLSVPPGKKFVIGIAIGYPDPDLPYDKFRSSRVLLGEIVSWVDL, encoded by the coding sequence ATGGATATAGCAGAAGCCATTCATAACCGCAGGAGCACCCGGGCTTTCCTGCCCAAACCGGTTCCAAAGACCGTGATTGAAAATATCTTGGATGCCGCCCGGTGGGCCCCCTCCTGGGGCAACACCCAGCCCTGGGAATTTCTGGTCGTGGGCGGAGAGGCCTTAGGGAAGATCGGTAAGGATTTTTGCTGCCGCCTGGCAGAGGGCGCAAAGGACAATCCCGATATTTCCATGCCGGCGGAGTGGGATGAGCCTTATAAGGGCCGCTATCAGCAGGTGGGTAGAGGGCTTTTTGATACGCTGGGTGTAGCCCGTGACGATAAGGCGGCCCGAAATGCGCACTATCAGAAGATGTATGCCTTTTTCGGCGCTCCCGCAGTCATCTTTATCCTCATGGGAGAAAATCTTGGCCACTATTCACTCTTTGACTGCGGGAGCGTCACCCAGACTATCTGCCTCCTGGCCAAGAGGGAAGGGCTGGGCACCTGCATCCTGGCCGCTGCCGTCCGCCACCCGGATATCATCCGGGCACACCTATCCGTGCCCCCCGGCAAGAAGTTCGTTATCGGCATAGCCATCGGCTATCCAGACCCGGATTTGCCGTACGACAAATTCCGGAGCAGCCGCGTGCTGCTGGGGGAGATTGTAAGTTGGGTGGACCTATAA
- the clpB gene encoding ATP-dependent chaperone ClpB, with protein sequence MRFEKLTIKSQEAIQSAQQLAESKGHQQIEPEHLMAALLEQPEGLVPAILKKTGVDPKAVMAGVEQRLESLSKVSGAGFQGAYISPLLKSMLDRSLKIAEEMRDDYVSQEHLLMAMLETKGSAVADILQQKGISRETVMQALLSIRGSQRVTDPNPEEKYQALERYGRDLTAQARSGKLDPVIGRDEEIRRVIQVLSRRTKNNPVLIGEPGVGKTAIVEGLAQRIVSGDIPETLKDKQVVTLDMGALVAGAKYRGEFEDRLKAVLKEIQEKHGQIILFIDEMHTLVGAGAAEGAIDASNMLKPALARGELHCIGATTLDEYRKHIEKDAALERRFQPVLVTEPNEEDTISILRGLKEKYEVHHGVRIKDSAIVAAATLSNRYITDRFLPDKAIDLIDEAAAKLRIEIDSLPGEIDEVQRKAVQLEIEREALRKETDAASRERLEKIEKELADLREKSNAMKAHWHREKEVIQNIRSIKEKIEEAKNKETQAERNGDLTRAAEIRYGLLPDLEKQLEANKKELEELQTDKKMLKEEVDEEDIAEVVSRWTGIPVSRMMESEKQKLIHMEDRLRRRVIGQEDAIRAVANAVRRARSGLQDPNRPIGSFIFMGPTGVGKTELAKALAEFMFDDEQAMVRLDMSEFMEKHSVARLIGAPPGYVGYEEGGYLTEAVRRRPYTVLLFDEIEKAHPDVFNSLLQILDDGRMTDGQGRTVDFKNTIIIMTSNIGSQYIQDLGEKDREEMVRRVMDALHTQFRPEFLNRIDEIIIFHGLEMEQLEKIIDIQIELLKKRLADRHLKIKLTDGVKEFLAKVGFDPVFGARPLKRAIQKYIQDGLALKLLEGAFQEGDSILIDTDNKGEVVFRKAA encoded by the coding sequence ATGCGATTCGAAAAATTAACCATAAAATCCCAGGAAGCCATACAAAGCGCCCAGCAACTTGCGGAAAGCAAGGGGCATCAGCAGATAGAGCCGGAACATCTGATGGCCGCGCTTCTGGAACAACCGGAAGGTCTTGTCCCCGCTATCTTGAAAAAAACAGGCGTCGATCCGAAAGCGGTTATGGCCGGGGTGGAGCAACGGTTGGAAAGTCTCTCCAAGGTTTCCGGCGCAGGCTTTCAAGGGGCCTATATCTCGCCCCTCTTAAAAAGTATGCTGGACCGCTCCCTTAAGATAGCCGAGGAGATGCGGGACGACTACGTCAGTCAGGAACATCTCCTCATGGCCATGCTGGAGACAAAAGGCTCAGCGGTAGCGGATATCCTCCAGCAAAAAGGCATCAGCCGCGAGACGGTGATGCAGGCCCTTCTCAGTATCCGGGGCAGTCAGAGGGTGACCGATCCGAACCCGGAGGAAAAATATCAGGCCCTGGAACGCTACGGCCGGGACCTTACGGCCCAGGCCCGGTCAGGTAAGCTTGACCCGGTCATAGGCCGCGACGAAGAGATCCGCCGCGTTATCCAGGTGCTTTCCAGACGGACCAAAAACAACCCGGTACTTATCGGTGAACCCGGGGTCGGCAAGACCGCTATTGTAGAAGGCCTGGCCCAGCGCATTGTCAGCGGGGATATACCGGAGACCCTGAAAGACAAACAGGTGGTAACCCTGGACATGGGCGCCCTGGTCGCCGGCGCTAAATACCGGGGGGAGTTTGAAGATCGTTTGAAGGCCGTATTAAAAGAGATTCAGGAGAAACACGGCCAGATAATCCTGTTTATCGACGAGATGCATACCCTGGTCGGCGCCGGGGCGGCCGAGGGGGCTATTGACGCCTCAAACATGCTCAAACCGGCCCTGGCCCGTGGTGAGCTGCATTGTATCGGGGCCACCACGCTCGATGAATACAGAAAACATATCGAGAAGGATGCGGCCCTGGAACGCAGGTTCCAGCCGGTCCTGGTCACCGAACCGAACGAGGAAGACACCATATCTATATTGCGCGGGCTTAAAGAAAAATATGAGGTTCATCATGGCGTACGTATCAAGGACTCGGCCATAGTAGCAGCCGCTACCTTATCAAACCGGTATATAACCGACCGCTTTTTACCGGACAAAGCCATTGATCTCATCGATGAGGCGGCCGCTAAGCTGCGCATCGAAATAGACAGCCTCCCCGGCGAAATTGATGAGGTGCAAAGAAAGGCCGTACAACTTGAGATCGAACGCGAGGCCCTGCGCAAGGAGACAGATGCGGCCTCCAGGGAAAGATTGGAAAAGATCGAGAAGGAACTGGCGGATTTGCGTGAAAAAAGCAATGCCATGAAGGCCCACTGGCATAGAGAAAAAGAGGTTATCCAGAATATACGCTCCATTAAGGAAAAGATTGAAGAGGCCAAAAATAAAGAGACCCAGGCCGAAAGAAACGGCGACTTGACCAGGGCCGCAGAGATTCGCTACGGCCTGCTTCCGGATCTGGAGAAACAACTCGAGGCGAATAAAAAGGAACTGGAAGAATTGCAGACCGATAAAAAGATGCTTAAAGAAGAGGTGGATGAAGAAGACATAGCCGAGGTGGTTTCCCGTTGGACCGGGATACCGGTCTCCCGTATGATGGAAAGCGAGAAACAAAAGCTCATCCACATGGAAGACCGCCTGCGCCGGCGCGTAATCGGCCAGGAAGACGCCATCCGCGCCGTAGCCAATGCTGTGCGCCGGGCCCGTTCCGGGCTCCAGGATCCCAACCGCCCCATCGGCTCTTTCATCTTTATGGGACCGACGGGTGTAGGCAAGACCGAGCTGGCCAAGGCCTTGGCCGAGTTTATGTTTGACGACGAACAGGCCATGGTGCGTCTGGATATGTCTGAATTTATGGAGAAACACTCCGTGGCCAGACTTATCGGCGCCCCTCCGGGGTACGTCGGCTATGAAGAAGGAGGTTATCTCACGGAAGCGGTACGCCGCCGGCCCTACACCGTACTGCTCTTCGACGAGATAGAGAAGGCCCATCCCGATGTCTTTAATTCACTCCTGCAGATACTGGATGACGGCCGCATGACCGACGGTCAGGGGCGAACCGTGGACTTCAAGAACACCATTATTATTATGACCTCCAATATAGGCAGCCAGTATATACAGGACCTGGGCGAAAAAGACCGGGAGGAGATGGTGCGAAGGGTCATGGATGCCCTGCATACGCAGTTCAGGCCGGAGTTTCTGAACCGGATCGACGAGATAATCATCTTCCACGGCCTGGAGATGGAGCAATTGGAAAAGATTATCGACATCCAGATCGAGCTCCTGAAGAAGCGTCTCGCCGACCGGCACCTCAAGATCAAGCTGACCGATGGAGTCAAGGAGTTCCTGGCCAAGGTCGGATTCGATCCGGTCTTCGGGGCCAGGCCCCTCAAGAGGGCTATCCAGAAGTATATACAGGATGGCCTCGCCCTGAAATTGCTGGAAGGGGCGTTTCAGGAAGGAGATTCGATCCTGATAGACACTGACAATAAGGGAGAAGTCGTCTTTAGGAAAGCAGCGTAA
- the cysS gene encoding cysteine--tRNA ligase, with amino-acid sequence MKPSNRLEIGKYGNILDRIGRTPLAPIIRINPYRNVTILAKLEMFNPGGSIKDRVALAMIEAAEETGGLKKGMTVLEATSGNTGIGLALVSAVKGYRCMLVMSESASIERRRILEAFGTEIILTPANLGTDGAIEEAYALAREYPERYFMTDQFNNENNWKAHYTGTGPEIWEQTGGQVSAIVMGLGTTGTAMGVSRYIKEQNPAVKIIGVEPYLKHKIQGLKNMKESYRPGIFDKNRLDEIINIHDEEAFAMARRLAKEEGLFVGMSSGAAMAAALEVARRMEKGIIVTIFPDGGDRYLSTDLFAKEIKVPSKETASQLKFYNTLTRKKEVFESIMPGKTGMYSCGPTAHELAHLGICRRFIAADLIRRYLEFKGYAVTHIMNITDIDDKTIQGSEQAGQSLKEFTERYIREFMQDIDTLGVLRATVYPRATEHVEDMLAMTRTLLEKGYAYEKHHSIYYDLSKFPHYGRLSRIKLDKIRVGTTVDLDEYEKDNPMDFTLLKRSSLSELKKGVFYKTEWGNLRPGWHIECAAMSLKYLGPTFDVHTSGSDLIFPHHENEIAIAEAFTGKAMARYWLHSALVMVNGKKMSRSAGNFITLRDLLEKGCTGREVRFLLISTHYRKPLRFSYRTLDAAQSSLRRLDDLIHHLNVLVPGEPHPEAATYVSTMEQEFIVAMDDDLNVAGALAALFNFIKKINPIIDARNLDRDQIAYTLAVLKKLDTVLGIMDFKEETLDPEIAALIEKREEARERKDWVLADQMREQLSAHGIMVIDTPRGPIWRKK; translated from the coding sequence ATGAAGCCATCTAACAGGCTGGAGATCGGAAAATACGGGAATATCCTCGACCGTATCGGGCGCACCCCTCTTGCACCCATCATACGCATAAATCCTTACCGGAACGTTACCATCCTGGCCAAACTGGAGATGTTCAATCCGGGCGGGTCGATCAAGGACCGTGTGGCCCTGGCCATGATCGAGGCTGCGGAAGAGACCGGGGGGCTGAAAAAGGGGATGACCGTGCTCGAGGCCACGAGCGGCAATACCGGTATCGGCCTGGCCCTGGTAAGCGCGGTCAAGGGCTACCGTTGTATGCTGGTCATGTCTGAATCCGCCAGTATAGAAAGACGCAGGATTTTGGAGGCCTTTGGGACGGAGATAATCCTCACCCCGGCCAACCTGGGCACGGATGGGGCCATTGAGGAGGCCTATGCCCTGGCCCGCGAATATCCGGAGCGTTATTTTATGACCGACCAGTTTAATAATGAAAATAACTGGAAGGCCCATTATACAGGCACCGGGCCGGAGATCTGGGAACAGACCGGGGGGCAGGTCAGCGCCATTGTCATGGGTCTCGGGACGACCGGGACGGCTATGGGTGTTTCCCGTTATATCAAAGAGCAAAATCCGGCCGTGAAAATTATAGGCGTCGAGCCTTACTTAAAGCACAAGATTCAGGGCCTGAAGAACATGAAGGAGTCTTACAGGCCCGGCATCTTCGATAAAAACAGGCTGGATGAGATCATAAACATCCATGACGAAGAGGCCTTTGCCATGGCCCGCCGCCTGGCCAAAGAAGAGGGGCTTTTTGTCGGGATGAGTTCCGGAGCGGCTATGGCCGCGGCCCTGGAAGTCGCCCGGCGCATGGAAAAGGGGATTATTGTCACGATCTTCCCCGATGGCGGTGACCGGTATCTGAGCACCGATCTCTTTGCCAAAGAGATCAAAGTACCCTCTAAGGAGACCGCCTCCCAACTGAAGTTTTACAATACCCTGACCCGGAAAAAAGAGGTCTTTGAATCGATCATGCCGGGTAAGACAGGCATGTACTCGTGCGGCCCGACCGCGCATGAGCTCGCGCACCTGGGGATTTGCCGGCGCTTTATAGCCGCAGATTTAATCAGACGCTATCTGGAGTTCAAGGGTTACGCGGTTACCCATATCATGAACATCACGGATATAGATGACAAGACCATCCAGGGTTCCGAGCAGGCCGGACAGTCCTTAAAAGAGTTTACGGAAAGGTATATCCGGGAATTCATGCAGGATATAGACACGCTCGGCGTCTTGCGGGCCACGGTCTATCCGCGTGCTACCGAGCACGTGGAGGACATGCTGGCCATGACCAGGACCCTTCTCGAAAAGGGTTATGCCTACGAAAAACACCACTCCATTTATTACGACCTTTCCAAGTTTCCGCACTATGGACGCCTGTCGCGCATAAAGCTGGATAAGATAAGGGTCGGGACTACGGTTGACCTTGATGAGTATGAGAAAGACAACCCCATGGATTTTACCCTCCTGAAACGTTCCAGCCTGTCTGAATTGAAAAAGGGTGTTTTTTACAAGACTGAATGGGGAAATCTCAGGCCGGGCTGGCATATTGAATGCGCCGCCATGTCCCTCAAGTATCTCGGGCCGACCTTTGATGTCCATACCAGCGGGAGTGACCTGATCTTCCCGCATCATGAAAATGAGATCGCCATAGCCGAGGCCTTTACCGGCAAGGCTATGGCCAGATACTGGCTGCACAGCGCCCTGGTCATGGTAAACGGCAAGAAGATGTCCCGTTCAGCCGGTAATTTTATTACCTTGCGGGACCTGCTGGAAAAAGGATGTACCGGCCGGGAAGTTCGTTTCCTTCTTATTTCTACGCACTATCGGAAACCCCTGCGTTTTTCCTACCGGACCCTGGATGCCGCGCAGAGTTCCCTTAGGCGGCTGGATGATCTTATCCACCATCTGAATGTGCTTGTCCCCGGAGAACCGCATCCGGAGGCAGCCACGTATGTATCGACCATGGAGCAGGAATTCATCGTGGCCATGGATGACGACCTGAACGTGGCCGGGGCCCTGGCCGCTCTTTTCAACTTCATCAAAAAGATAAACCCGATTATAGATGCCCGTAACCTGGATCGTGACCAGATCGCCTACACCCTGGCTGTCCTGAAAAAGCTGGATACTGTGCTCGGAATCATGGATTTCAAGGAAGAGACACTCGATCCGGAGATTGCGGCCTTGATTGAGAAAAGAGAAGAGGCCCGCGAGAGAAAAGATTGGGTCCTGGCCGATCAGATGCGCGAACAACTCTCCGCTCATGGTATAATGGTTATCGACACGCCGCGCGGCCCCATCTGGCGGAAGAAATAG
- the surE gene encoding 5'/3'-nucleotidase SurE, which translates to MHILLTNDDGIHAKGLHALYDVLAPHYKVSVVAPESEQSAVGHAITLLNPLRVREIRLNKNFLGLAVSGTPADCVKIAINEILDTPPDIVLSGINLGANVGINVLYSGTVSAATEGAILGIPSIAVSLNTFKDPDFSFAAHFIRKLIRRVTELELNSATLLNVNIPAVPAEDIRGIALTRQGISRFVERFDKRMDPRDNVYYWQAGETHFIREGKDIDTWALSRNLISITPLHFDLTNHAELNRMRQAKILKDILKS; encoded by the coding sequence TTGCACATTCTTTTGACCAATGATGACGGGATACACGCTAAGGGACTCCATGCCCTTTATGACGTCCTGGCTCCGCACTACAAGGTCTCCGTGGTCGCCCCGGAAAGTGAGCAAAGTGCGGTTGGACACGCTATCACACTCCTAAATCCCCTCCGCGTCCGTGAAATACGTCTTAATAAAAATTTCCTCGGCCTGGCTGTTTCAGGAACACCGGCCGATTGCGTAAAGATCGCCATCAATGAAATCCTGGATACGCCTCCGGATATCGTGCTTTCCGGCATTAACCTCGGGGCTAACGTGGGGATAAATGTCCTTTATTCCGGTACGGTCTCTGCGGCCACCGAAGGGGCCATATTAGGCATCCCCTCTATAGCCGTATCTTTAAATACCTTTAAAGACCCCGACTTTTCCTTTGCCGCTCATTTTATCCGCAAGCTCATCAGGCGCGTAACTGAACTGGAGTTGAACTCGGCCACCTTACTTAACGTCAACATACCGGCCGTCCCGGCGGAGGATATCCGCGGCATCGCATTAACCCGTCAGGGAATTTCCCGCTTCGTGGAACGTTTTGACAAACGTATGGATCCCAGAGATAATGTTTATTACTGGCAGGCAGGAGAAACCCATTTCATCCGGGAGGGAAAAGACATAGATACCTGGGCCCTCTCCCGCAACCTGATATCCATTACGCCCCTGCACTTCGACCTCACCAACCATGCTGAACTGAACCGCATGCGCCAGGCAAAGATTCTAAAGGATATATTGAAGTCCTGA
- a CDS encoding GxxExxY protein, translating into MDINDLTGEVISAAIEVHKILGPGLLESAYEECLCRELELRQILYDRQKELPIEYKGIKLDCGYRLDVLVENRLVLELKACDALQPIHKAQLLTYLKLTGIKVGLLINFNVPILKQGIKRMVK; encoded by the coding sequence ATGGATATAAACGATCTTACCGGTGAAGTCATCAGCGCAGCTATTGAGGTTCATAAGATCCTTGGACCTGGCCTATTGGAATCTGCTTATGAGGAATGCTTGTGTCGTGAGCTTGAATTAAGACAAATTCTTTACGACAGGCAAAAGGAGCTTCCTATAGAGTACAAGGGCATCAAATTAGATTGCGGCTATCGCTTGGATGTGCTCGTGGAAAACAGGTTAGTTCTTGAATTAAAAGCCTGTGATGCTCTGCAGCCGATACACAAGGCCCAGCTTCTGACCTATCTAAAATTGACCGGTATCAAAGTAGGTCTCCTAATTAACTTTAATGTGCCTATCTTAAAGCAAGGGATAAAGCGGATGGTCAAGTGA